The following are encoded in a window of Brevibacillus ruminantium genomic DNA:
- a CDS encoding RNA polymerase sigma factor: protein MEEAELIRKAQAGDHEALVELLRTIENSVYRSAFYILGNEQDALDAAQEALIRIYRKLNTYQEKAKFSTWVQRIVSNVCMDKFRAKKETVSIDEHELVIPDRNNVEDEILLSSLSEDIKTAIDKLPKQYRMVVVLRYLEDFSYQEIAEILELPLNTVKSYLFRARQQLQELLYDYQKGGIG, encoded by the coding sequence ATGGAAGAAGCAGAGTTGATCAGGAAAGCGCAAGCCGGGGATCATGAAGCGCTTGTTGAGCTCCTTCGAACAATTGAGAACTCTGTTTACCGTAGCGCCTTTTACATCCTTGGCAATGAACAGGATGCTCTCGATGCCGCCCAAGAAGCGCTAATCAGAATTTATCGCAAATTAAACACTTATCAGGAAAAGGCAAAATTTTCCACTTGGGTGCAGCGCATCGTAAGCAATGTTTGTATGGATAAATTTCGCGCGAAAAAAGAAACTGTCTCGATTGATGAGCATGAGCTGGTCATACCTGATCGAAACAACGTGGAAGACGAAATCCTACTCAGCAGTTTGTCAGAGGATATAAAGACAGCCATCGACAAGCTGCCTAAGCAGTACCGCATGGTGGTCGTTTTACGATATCTGGAAGACTTCTCCTATCAGGAGATCGCGGAAATACTGGAGCTTCCGTTAAACACGGTCAAGTCGTATTTGTTTCGGGCCAGGCAGCAGCTGCAGGAGCTGTTGTACGACTACCAGAAAGGGGGTATAGGGTAG
- a CDS encoding DNA internalization-related competence protein ComEC/Rec2: protein MTAFRASLALLSGVLAGAYLHIAWLFLSLGLLAASCLLLPEKGKKQRIGAALILILAGFYFHAYDAAHRSSLLAVAAEERSVLAIGTIDSSVKRDGDSARFFLRVQLVGETKDTMQELLRSERIALRVKLSDETEAVAVETWLAGDQLMGRLHLGLPSGPRNPHAFDYAQYLRWQGVAVTAEAAFGELEQEVGKGGMFSLFQKWQSQAAKRVERVFGDSEVAGYMNSLLLGVTDRVTPETRELYTDLGLSHVLAISGLHVTLVSGMFLWAIERIGVPRKMALFCTIAMLAGYVLIVGASASAVRAGMMGGLGLFLQTMARKLDGKDLWGWALMVMLIANPYQLWHIGFQLSFAVTLGLLLFVPIIQQWIPYGPGWLRASLSVTIAAEGVSFPFLVYHFHQSSSVSWLVNLLAVPILSLVVLPAGYIALLLSLIHPALSILPASTVAWTLENLHAPLFRLQAAHVPFSYWPHPPWWWMSLYAGFLSLLPILWKVGYHRSRDKRMYVLTLIGLLVLARQPFTGADEVRITFLDVGQGDSIVVEIGKRKVYLIDAGGTPAYPNRELWREKRDPFEVGKDVVAPFLRARGIERIDYVVMTHGDHDHIGGVEALIPRFAIGAAMVNGSPPRDKEKEIFAHFDERQIPILTGRPGHSWSDAPDVEWRWLHPDGSSAHTGNDASIVLALTAYGKTVLFTGDLEESGENHLLSGELLASVDVLKVAHHGSKTSSTEGFLAAIEPKCAVISVGQKNRYGHPSLAVLTRLQETGAEIYRTDLQGAVTLVIRKDSFQWKTQIHNL from the coding sequence ATGACAGCTTTTCGGGCAAGCCTTGCACTGCTCTCAGGTGTGTTAGCTGGTGCCTACTTGCATATCGCCTGGCTGTTTTTGAGCTTGGGGCTGCTGGCAGCAAGCTGTCTGCTGCTTCCCGAGAAAGGGAAAAAACAGCGAATCGGGGCAGCCCTGATTCTAATACTGGCGGGATTCTACTTCCATGCATACGATGCCGCCCACCGCTCCAGTCTGCTTGCGGTAGCGGCGGAGGAGCGCAGCGTGCTGGCGATCGGTACCATCGATTCTTCCGTTAAGCGGGATGGCGATTCAGCTCGCTTTTTCCTCCGGGTACAGCTTGTTGGAGAAACGAAGGATACAATGCAGGAGCTTCTGCGATCAGAACGGATTGCCTTGCGGGTCAAGCTCTCAGATGAGACAGAAGCTGTCGCCGTAGAAACATGGCTGGCAGGTGATCAGCTCATGGGCCGTCTCCATCTGGGATTGCCCAGTGGTCCTCGCAATCCACACGCGTTCGACTACGCACAGTATTTGCGGTGGCAGGGTGTAGCCGTAACAGCCGAGGCAGCGTTTGGAGAGCTGGAACAGGAGGTGGGGAAGGGTGGCATGTTCAGCCTGTTTCAAAAGTGGCAGAGCCAGGCAGCCAAACGGGTAGAGCGCGTGTTTGGCGATTCGGAAGTAGCCGGATACATGAACTCCCTCCTGCTGGGTGTTACGGACCGAGTCACTCCAGAAACAAGGGAGCTGTATACAGATCTGGGACTGAGTCATGTGTTGGCCATATCCGGCTTGCATGTCACGCTTGTAAGCGGGATGTTTCTATGGGCGATTGAGCGGATAGGTGTTCCAAGAAAGATGGCCCTCTTTTGCACGATTGCCATGCTTGCAGGTTACGTACTGATCGTCGGGGCTAGCGCTTCCGCTGTTCGTGCAGGAATGATGGGAGGACTTGGCCTTTTCTTGCAAACGATGGCCCGCAAACTGGACGGAAAAGACCTATGGGGATGGGCCTTGATGGTCATGCTGATCGCCAATCCCTATCAGCTGTGGCATATCGGTTTCCAACTATCCTTTGCCGTTACACTGGGTTTGCTGCTCTTTGTGCCGATCATACAGCAATGGATTCCATACGGTCCTGGATGGCTGCGTGCCAGCTTGAGTGTTACCATCGCCGCAGAGGGCGTATCATTTCCTTTTCTTGTCTACCACTTTCATCAATCCTCATCCGTGTCCTGGCTGGTCAATCTGCTCGCAGTGCCGATCCTCTCTCTTGTTGTGCTGCCAGCAGGGTACATCGCGCTGCTGCTTAGTCTAATTCATCCGGCTTTGTCCATCCTCCCGGCCAGCACAGTGGCGTGGACTTTGGAAAACCTTCATGCCCCCTTGTTTCGGTTGCAGGCGGCACATGTGCCTTTTTCCTACTGGCCGCATCCGCCGTGGTGGTGGATGAGCCTCTATGCTGGCTTTTTGTCGCTATTGCCCATCTTGTGGAAAGTAGGCTATCATCGGAGCAGGGATAAGCGGATGTATGTACTCACCCTGATAGGCTTGCTGGTGCTGGCCAGACAGCCTTTCACCGGAGCTGATGAAGTCCGGATTACCTTTCTTGATGTGGGGCAAGGGGATTCTATCGTTGTCGAGATTGGTAAAAGAAAGGTATACTTAATTGATGCGGGTGGGACGCCCGCATATCCGAACAGGGAATTGTGGAGGGAAAAACGCGATCCGTTTGAAGTAGGAAAAGATGTCGTGGCTCCGTTTCTGCGAGCACGAGGCATTGAACGGATCGACTATGTGGTGATGACACACGGGGATCACGACCACATTGGCGGAGTAGAGGCTTTGATCCCGCGCTTTGCGATTGGCGCCGCAATGGTCAATGGCTCACCGCCCCGTGACAAAGAAAAAGAAATTTTCGCCCATTTTGATGAAAGGCAGATTCCAATTTTGACAGGCAGGCCTGGGCATTCATGGTCGGATGCACCAGATGTGGAGTGGAGATGGCTTCATCCCGACGGAAGTTCGGCGCACACAGGCAACGATGCTTCGATAGTGCTAGCCCTTACTGCGTATGGAAAAACTGTTCTTTTCACCGGTGATCTGGAGGAGAGCGGAGAGAATCATCTGCTTTCAGGGGAACTCCTGGCATCGGTTGATGTGTTGAAAGTGGCCCATCACGGCAGTAAAACCTCCAGCACGGAAGGTTTTCTCGCTGCGATCGAGCCGAAATGTGCCGTCATTTCTGTCGGCCAAAAAAACCGCTACGGGCATCCCTCGCTTGCGGTACTCACAAGATTACAGGAAACGGGCGCAGAGATTTATCGAACCGATCTTCAGGGAGCTGTAACACTGGTAATCCGTAAAGACTCGTTTCAGTGGAAAACACAGATACACAATCTATAA
- the asnB gene encoding asparagine synthase (glutamine-hydrolyzing), giving the protein MCGIVSLYNKRQAPVQQETIGAMTRVILHRGPDDDGFHVEDNIALGFRRLSIIDVEGGHQPLCNETRDMWIIGNGEIYNYKELQQWLKECGHVFHTDSDIETILHLYEEVGTDAPKHLRGMFGFTIYDSRNKRLFGARDHFGIKPLYYVETNDSIGIASEIKSLLELPGVKREVNPTSFYHYLTFQYVPDPDTMYQGISRIPPAHFFIVQNDQIHLERYWDVEFNPDESKPFSYFVEGTRSIMLESVDKHRISEVPRGAFLSSGVDSSSIVAMLRTFENVKTFSVGSDIPGYSELDYARRTAAYLGSEHHELVVNAQRYMDELPRLIWHQDEPVADPSAILLYFVAQMASEHVTVVLSGEGADEFFGGYNIYREPHSLRMFSNMPGWMRSSVRSLAERLPDQVKGKNFLIRGSKTVEERFFGNALIFSEEMKSKVVTEDIFHSEHYRTPWSVTEEIYKRAQAYDDVTKMQYLDIHTWLRGNILMKADKMTMANSLELRVPFIDTKVFEFAATIPTKYKIAAGTTKHVLREAMKDLLPPEIKTRKKLGFPVPTRYWLKNEFYKWAKELIFESNVDHLINKAYVLYMLDEHREGMADYSRKIWTILVFMLWHQIFIEQKHQFGPYVSPNVEVRRKKDSLQQIG; this is encoded by the coding sequence ATGTGTGGAATCGTATCACTCTACAACAAACGTCAAGCGCCCGTCCAACAGGAGACGATTGGCGCCATGACTCGTGTTATCCTGCACCGCGGTCCGGACGATGACGGATTTCATGTGGAAGACAATATCGCCCTGGGCTTTCGCCGTCTGAGCATTATTGACGTGGAAGGCGGCCATCAGCCGTTATGCAACGAAACCCGCGACATGTGGATCATCGGTAACGGAGAAATTTACAACTACAAAGAACTGCAGCAGTGGTTGAAGGAGTGCGGACACGTATTCCATACAGATTCCGATATCGAAACGATTCTGCATCTGTACGAAGAGGTTGGTACAGACGCACCCAAGCATCTGCGGGGCATGTTTGGTTTTACTATTTACGATTCACGCAACAAGCGCTTGTTTGGGGCCCGGGATCATTTCGGGATCAAACCCCTCTATTATGTAGAAACGAATGACTCCATCGGTATCGCCAGTGAGATCAAGAGCCTGCTGGAGCTGCCTGGCGTCAAACGGGAAGTGAATCCCACTTCTTTTTACCATTATTTGACATTCCAATACGTACCTGATCCTGACACTATGTATCAGGGCATTTCCCGAATTCCGCCGGCCCATTTCTTTATCGTTCAGAACGATCAGATTCACCTGGAACGCTATTGGGACGTGGAATTCAATCCGGATGAGAGCAAGCCTTTCTCCTATTTCGTGGAGGGCACACGCAGCATCATGCTGGAATCCGTAGACAAGCATCGCATCAGTGAAGTGCCCCGTGGAGCGTTTTTATCCAGTGGCGTCGACTCCAGCAGCATCGTTGCGATGTTGCGGACCTTCGAGAATGTCAAAACCTTTTCCGTCGGCTCCGATATCCCTGGCTACAGCGAACTGGACTACGCTCGCAGAACAGCAGCCTATCTGGGGAGCGAACACCATGAACTGGTCGTCAACGCTCAACGCTACATGGACGAGTTGCCGAGACTGATTTGGCACCAAGATGAACCTGTTGCCGATCCATCGGCGATCCTGCTCTACTTTGTGGCACAAATGGCCAGCGAGCACGTCACGGTGGTTCTCTCCGGTGAAGGCGCGGATGAATTTTTCGGGGGCTACAACATCTATCGGGAGCCACACTCCCTGCGCATGTTTTCCAACATGCCCGGATGGATGAGAAGCTCAGTCCGTTCACTGGCAGAACGTTTGCCTGATCAGGTAAAAGGGAAAAACTTCCTGATTCGCGGCTCCAAAACGGTGGAAGAGCGCTTTTTTGGAAATGCATTGATCTTCAGCGAAGAGATGAAATCGAAGGTTGTGACCGAGGATATTTTCCACTCGGAGCATTACCGCACCCCGTGGTCTGTCACCGAAGAGATTTACAAGCGGGCACAGGCATACGATGACGTGACAAAAATGCAGTACCTCGATATTCACACTTGGCTGCGCGGCAACATTTTGATGAAGGCAGACAAAATGACCATGGCCAATTCGCTGGAGCTGCGCGTCCCCTTCATTGATACCAAGGTCTTTGAATTCGCCGCTACGATCCCGACGAAATACAAAATCGCAGCCGGCACAACCAAGCATGTTCTGCGTGAAGCGATGAAGGATCTGCTTCCGCCGGAGATCAAAACCAGAAAGAAACTGGGCTTCCCGGTTCCTACCCGTTACTGGCTGAAAAATGAGTTTTACAAATGGGCCAAAGAACTGATCTTTGAATCCAATGTCGATCACCTGATCAATAAGGCCTATGTCCTATACATGCTCGATGAACACCGCGAGGGCATGGCTGACTACAGCCGGAAAATCTGGACGATTCTCGTCTTCATGCTGTGGCATCAGATTTTCATTGAACAAAAGCATCAGTTCGGTCCGTATGTAAGTCCCAACGTGGAGGTTCGCCGAAAAAAGGATTCCCTGCAGCAGATCGGCTAA
- a CDS encoding ComEA family DNA-binding protein has translation MLFDLWERYRKWILSTVAILFVGISFWIYYAGGKTAHAGIPLAEAAWAAEADSTDDNPGRKSADGSPALRDEGNASGSNILPATAGPDLPPLPPSDTPSPPPLLYVDVKGKVKQPGLYTFPQGARVADAVTKAGGVLPEGDVERINLAELLTDGSAVIIPERGARSACEQQEVHSALTAPASPITANGPSASGETKGVNLNTASLEELMTLPGVGEARAKAILQYRNEKGGFRSSDELKKISGIGDKMYDRMKDQVRVK, from the coding sequence ATGTTGTTTGACTTGTGGGAACGTTATCGGAAATGGATTCTCTCTACTGTTGCCATTCTCTTTGTCGGAATCAGCTTTTGGATCTACTACGCAGGAGGCAAGACTGCACACGCAGGGATTCCTCTCGCTGAAGCGGCATGGGCTGCTGAAGCGGACAGCACAGATGATAATCCCGGCAGAAAAAGCGCTGACGGTTCCCCTGCTTTGCGCGACGAAGGGAACGCTTCAGGCAGTAACATCCTGCCTGCAACTGCAGGACCGGATCTACCTCCTCTACCTCCTTCTGACACGCCTTCCCCACCTCCCCTGCTCTATGTAGACGTAAAAGGAAAGGTAAAGCAGCCTGGGCTGTACACCTTTCCGCAGGGTGCCCGCGTAGCGGATGCCGTGACCAAGGCAGGCGGCGTTTTGCCCGAGGGTGATGTAGAACGCATCAACCTTGCAGAGCTTTTGACAGACGGGAGTGCAGTCATCATTCCGGAGCGGGGAGCTCGATCAGCTTGCGAGCAGCAGGAGGTTCATTCAGCCTTGACTGCTCCAGCCTCGCCCATTACAGCGAACGGCCCATCAGCCTCTGGTGAGACGAAGGGCGTCAATCTGAATACTGCTTCGCTAGAAGAGCTGATGACGCTGCCGGGCGTAGGTGAAGCCCGGGCGAAAGCAATTCTACAGTACCGGAATGAAAAAGGCGGTTTTCGCTCTTCTGATGAACTCAAAAAAATCAGCGGGATTGGGGATAAGATGTACGATCGGATGAAGGACCAAGTCCGCGTAAAGTAA
- the comER gene encoding late competence protein ComER codes for MERIGIIGTGSMGSMLADALIASKALSPSQLIVTNRTPVKAEAVAERHPGVTVATNNTQVAREARMLLLCVKPLEYSSILLELQEELTPHHLLITITSPVQLERLEELVSCAVARVVPSITNAAASGVCLCEFGTRITPELREKILSLFSAFSQPIEVPEQFLRISSDISSCGPAFLSYILRNMIDDAVEETGISTEAASYLAMQMVIGMAELLKKERFSLSTLEQRVCVPGGVTGEGLIALQQSVPGLFRQVYQRTHRKFAEDIEVVKLQLQHVPPFELSPNRS; via the coding sequence ATGGAAAGGATCGGCATAATCGGCACGGGCAGCATGGGCAGCATGTTGGCTGATGCACTGATTGCGTCCAAAGCCCTGTCTCCCAGCCAGTTGATCGTAACCAATCGCACTCCCGTCAAAGCAGAAGCCGTTGCGGAGCGTCATCCGGGCGTAACTGTGGCGACGAACAATACACAGGTGGCCAGGGAAGCCCGCATGCTCTTGTTATGCGTCAAACCGTTGGAATACAGCAGCATTCTGCTTGAGCTTCAAGAGGAACTGACTCCCCATCATCTGTTGATTACCATCACAAGTCCCGTCCAGTTGGAGCGTTTGGAAGAGCTCGTGTCCTGCGCTGTGGCAAGAGTGGTGCCCAGCATTACCAATGCGGCGGCAAGCGGTGTCTGCTTGTGTGAGTTTGGGACACGTATCACACCGGAGTTGCGCGAGAAAATTCTCTCACTTTTTTCTGCTTTCAGTCAGCCGATTGAGGTCCCGGAACAGTTTTTACGGATCTCCTCCGACATCAGCAGCTGCGGTCCTGCTTTTCTCAGCTATATCCTGAGAAACATGATTGACGATGCTGTCGAGGAGACTGGCATTTCCACCGAAGCCGCTTCCTATCTGGCCATGCAAATGGTGATCGGAATGGCCGAGCTGCTCAAAAAAGAGAGGTTTTCGTTGTCCACTTTGGAACAAAGGGTTTGTGTACCAGGCGGTGTCACCGGTGAAGGGTTGATCGCCTTGCAACAATCCGTGCCCGGTCTGTTTCGTCAGGTATACCAGCGCACCCACCGCAAATTTGCGGAAGATATTGAGGTTGTGAAACTCCAGTTGCAGCATGTGCCACCCTTCGAGCTTTCACCGAACAGGAGCTGA
- the leuS gene encoding leucine--tRNA ligase, which yields MAYNHHEVEKKWQQYWEQNKTFKTLEDSGKKKFYALDMFPYPSGAGLHVGHPEGYTATDILSRMKRMQGYNVLHPMGWDAFGLPAEQYALDTGNDPAEFTERNINTFRRQIKSLGFSYDWDREINTTDPHYYKWTQWIFTKLYEHGLAYIDEVAVNWCPALGTVLANEEVIDGKSERGGHPVERRPMKQWVLRITKYADRLLEDLEELDWPESIKEMQRNWIGRSEGAEVVFSIEGHDDTFTVFTTRPDTLYGATFAVLAPEHKLVEKITTPEQKQAVEDYLEQAKHKSDLERTDLAKDKTGVFTGAYAINPVNGEKLPIWVADYVLISYGTGSVMAVPAHDERDYEFAQKFNLPIKEVIRGGDVSKEAYDGDGEHINSGILDGLNKEQAISKMIEWLEANNKGKRKVTFRLRDWLFSRQRYWGEPIPIIHLEDGTMKVVPEEELPVILPKTKEIKPSGTGESPLANIADWVNIIDPETGMKARRETNTMPQWAGSCWYFLRFIDPHNDKAFADPDKLKEWLPIDIYIGGAEHAVLHLLYARFWHKFLYDIGVVPTKEPFQKLFNQGMILGENNEKMSKSKGNVVNPDEIINSHGADTLRLYEMFMGPLDASIAWSTKGLDGARRFLDRVWRLFVDDNGALNTKISAKADVKALERVYHQTVKKVTEDYEGLRFNTGISQLMVFVNEAYRADALPKSYMEGFVKMLSPIAPHLGEELWEKLGHSNTLSYEPWPQYDESKLVDDEVEIVLQINGKNREKLLIAADATKEQMEEMASRNETIKELIEGKQIVKVIAVPGKLVNIVVK from the coding sequence ATGGCTTACAATCATCATGAAGTTGAGAAGAAGTGGCAGCAGTACTGGGAGCAAAATAAAACCTTCAAGACACTGGAGGATTCGGGCAAGAAAAAGTTCTACGCCCTTGACATGTTTCCTTATCCTTCTGGTGCAGGGCTGCACGTCGGTCACCCGGAAGGCTACACCGCTACGGATATTCTGTCCCGGATGAAGCGTATGCAGGGCTACAACGTTCTGCATCCGATGGGCTGGGATGCATTTGGATTGCCTGCAGAGCAATATGCGCTGGATACTGGAAATGACCCGGCTGAATTCACCGAGCGCAATATCAATACATTCCGCCGCCAGATTAAATCGCTGGGCTTTTCCTATGACTGGGATCGCGAAATCAACACAACCGACCCTCACTACTACAAATGGACGCAATGGATCTTTACCAAGCTGTATGAGCATGGCTTGGCCTATATCGACGAGGTAGCGGTAAACTGGTGCCCTGCTCTGGGAACCGTGCTTGCCAATGAAGAAGTCATCGACGGAAAAAGTGAACGCGGTGGACACCCGGTAGAACGCCGTCCAATGAAGCAGTGGGTGCTGCGGATCACCAAGTACGCAGATCGTCTGCTGGAAGATCTGGAGGAGCTGGACTGGCCGGAGAGCATCAAGGAAATGCAGCGCAACTGGATCGGCCGTTCTGAAGGGGCGGAGGTCGTGTTCTCCATCGAGGGACATGATGATACCTTCACCGTCTTCACAACCCGTCCGGATACCCTGTACGGTGCGACGTTTGCCGTGCTGGCACCTGAACACAAGCTGGTAGAGAAAATTACCACGCCAGAACAAAAGCAGGCAGTGGAGGACTATCTGGAGCAAGCCAAACACAAAAGTGATCTGGAGCGTACCGATCTGGCGAAGGACAAAACCGGAGTGTTTACCGGGGCGTACGCCATCAACCCGGTCAATGGAGAAAAACTGCCGATCTGGGTTGCCGATTACGTCCTGATCAGCTATGGTACTGGTTCCGTAATGGCAGTACCGGCTCATGACGAGCGTGACTACGAGTTTGCACAAAAGTTCAACCTGCCGATCAAGGAAGTCATCCGCGGCGGCGATGTGTCCAAGGAAGCGTATGACGGTGACGGTGAGCATATCAATTCCGGCATTTTGGACGGACTGAACAAAGAGCAGGCCATCAGCAAAATGATTGAGTGGCTGGAAGCAAACAACAAAGGAAAGCGGAAAGTAACCTTCCGCCTGCGCGACTGGCTGTTCAGCCGCCAGCGATATTGGGGAGAGCCGATTCCGATCATCCATCTCGAAGACGGGACGATGAAAGTGGTTCCGGAAGAAGAACTGCCGGTAATTCTGCCAAAAACGAAGGAAATCAAGCCATCCGGTACGGGTGAATCACCGCTTGCCAACATTGCGGATTGGGTCAATATCATCGATCCGGAAACCGGCATGAAGGCCCGCCGCGAAACCAATACCATGCCACAATGGGCGGGAAGCTGCTGGTACTTCCTGCGTTTTATCGATCCGCATAACGACAAGGCGTTTGCCGATCCGGACAAATTGAAGGAATGGCTGCCGATCGATATCTATATCGGCGGTGCAGAACACGCAGTTCTCCACCTGCTTTACGCTCGTTTCTGGCATAAGTTCCTCTATGACATCGGGGTCGTTCCGACGAAGGAACCGTTCCAGAAGCTGTTCAACCAAGGCATGATCCTCGGTGAGAACAACGAAAAGATGAGCAAATCCAAGGGCAATGTAGTGAACCCGGATGAAATCATCAACAGTCACGGTGCCGACACGCTGCGCCTGTACGAAATGTTTATGGGGCCGCTGGATGCCTCTATTGCCTGGTCGACAAAAGGATTGGACGGCGCACGCCGCTTCCTCGACCGCGTATGGAGACTGTTCGTGGATGACAATGGTGCGCTGAACACCAAAATCTCTGCAAAAGCTGATGTGAAGGCATTGGAGCGCGTCTACCACCAGACCGTGAAAAAGGTGACGGAGGACTACGAGGGTCTTCGTTTCAACACAGGAATTTCCCAGCTCATGGTCTTCGTCAACGAAGCATACCGCGCAGACGCTCTGCCCAAATCCTACATGGAAGGCTTCGTGAAGATGCTGTCTCCGATTGCACCGCATCTGGGTGAAGAGCTGTGGGAAAAACTGGGCCATAGCAATACGCTGTCGTATGAGCCATGGCCACAGTACGATGAGTCGAAGCTGGTGGACGATGAGGTAGAGATCGTTCTGCAAATCAACGGGAAGAACCGTGAAAAGCTGCTGATTGCGGCTGACGCGACGAAAGAACAAATGGAAGAGATGGCTTCCCGCAATGAGACGATCAAAGAACTTATTGAAGGAAAACAAATCGTGAAGGTCATTGCTGTACCAGGCAAGCTCGTCAATATCGTCGTAAAGTAA
- a CDS encoding class I SAM-dependent DNA methyltransferase, producing MAYGQMATVYDRLMADSPYPQWLDWAEGVWVKKGKPQRIMDLGCGTGSIAIPLAKRGYRVTGVDLSAEMLAVAYDKMRREQVSVTWVEQDMRELELPQADSIISFCDSLSYLTEEDDVQQTFSRVFAHLQPGGTFLFDVHSPYKVLHSFGDQTFTLTEDEISYIWQCFCDPLRMEVTHELTFFLELESGLYQRVEEVHEQRAYQPYEIVKWLREAGFVDVELTADFTDLPPHETSERLFFLARRP from the coding sequence ATGGCATACGGTCAGATGGCAACCGTCTATGACCGGTTGATGGCCGATTCCCCCTATCCGCAGTGGCTCGATTGGGCGGAGGGAGTATGGGTCAAAAAAGGGAAGCCGCAGCGTATAATGGACCTTGGCTGTGGAACGGGCAGTATCGCCATTCCACTGGCCAAGCGAGGGTATCGGGTGACAGGTGTTGATCTGTCTGCCGAGATGCTGGCGGTCGCCTACGACAAGATGAGACGGGAGCAGGTGAGTGTCACCTGGGTCGAGCAGGATATGCGCGAACTGGAACTGCCTCAGGCTGACAGCATTATCTCCTTCTGTGATTCGCTCAGTTATCTGACGGAGGAGGACGATGTGCAGCAAACCTTTTCCCGCGTCTTTGCCCATCTTCAGCCTGGCGGCACCTTTCTGTTTGATGTCCACAGTCCATACAAAGTTCTGCACAGCTTTGGCGATCAGACGTTTACCTTGACGGAGGACGAGATTTCGTACATTTGGCAATGTTTTTGCGATCCGCTTCGCATGGAGGTTACGCATGAACTCACCTTTTTTCTGGAGCTGGAAAGCGGGTTGTACCAGCGTGTGGAAGAGGTGCATGAGCAGCGTGCCTACCAACCCTATGAGATTGTCAAATGGCTGAGAGAGGCAGGATTTGTCGACGTGGAGCTGACGGCAGATTTTACGGATCTGCCTCCCCACGAGACGAGCGAGCGTTTGTTTTTTCTTGCACGTCGTCCATAA
- the rsfS gene encoding ribosome silencing factor produces the protein MVKTVEALARLVAKAAEEKKAENLVIMDISKLSVIADYFMICHGNNERQVQAIVTEIRDRAHKNGYNVRGIEGADEGRWVLVDLGDVVIHVFHREDREFYNLERLWAEAPLVTFGEEG, from the coding sequence ATGGTAAAAACAGTGGAGGCCCTGGCGCGTCTGGTGGCAAAAGCAGCAGAAGAGAAAAAGGCAGAAAATCTCGTGATTATGGATATCAGCAAGCTGTCTGTGATTGCCGATTATTTCATGATTTGTCACGGCAACAATGAACGCCAGGTACAGGCGATCGTTACAGAAATTCGTGATCGGGCACATAAAAACGGCTACAACGTACGGGGGATTGAAGGCGCTGACGAAGGCCGCTGGGTATTGGTTGATCTGGGGGACGTGGTCATTCACGTATTCCATCGGGAAGATCGGGAGTTTTACAACCTCGAGCGTCTCTGGGCGGAAGCGCCGCTCGTCACCTTTGGAGAGGAAGGCTGA
- the yqeK gene encoding bis(5'-nucleosyl)-tetraphosphatase (symmetrical) YqeK: MDWLRDRNALLERVRAQMHEKRYQHTLGVAASARELALRFGGDPDKAELAGFLHDYCKCWPVDQQRDILVRHDLPDELLNGDKELWHAFAGAIVIQSEMNVTDPAVIQAVRYHTTGRPGMTLLEKIVCVADYIEPGRDFSGVDKIRELAQKDLDRALATAFGGTIKFLIKKQKTVFPLTLLAYNDLVSRLDT; the protein is encoded by the coding sequence ATGGACTGGCTACGTGATCGGAACGCACTACTCGAGCGGGTACGGGCACAGATGCATGAAAAGCGCTATCAGCATACGCTGGGCGTGGCTGCGTCGGCCCGAGAGCTGGCGCTTCGGTTTGGAGGAGATCCAGATAAAGCCGAACTGGCGGGTTTCCTGCATGACTATTGCAAATGCTGGCCTGTTGATCAGCAGCGGGATATCCTCGTCCGCCATGATTTGCCAGACGAATTGTTAAACGGGGACAAGGAGCTGTGGCATGCGTTTGCCGGAGCCATTGTCATCCAGTCGGAGATGAATGTCACAGACCCGGCAGTGATTCAGGCAGTCCGCTATCATACGACAGGACGGCCCGGTATGACCTTGTTAGAAAAAATTGTTTGTGTGGCAGACTATATAGAACCGGGGCGGGATTTTTCCGGTGTGGACAAAATCCGGGAATTGGCCCAGAAAGATCTGGACAGGGCTTTGGCGACTGCCTTTGGCGGCACCATCAAGTTCTTGATCAAGAAGCAAAAAACAGTGTTTCCTTTGACGCTGTTGGCATACAACGATCTCGTATCCCGGCTGGATACATGA